From Fusobacterium varium:
TAAGTTTTAAGCCTCCCAATGTATCAGTAAAAATCTTTTCAAAGCTTAAAAGGCTCACTTTTGCTGCCTCTCCAGCTCCATATTTTTCTATAGTATACTCTGGGAGTATTCCTACAATATATCTCTTCGTTTCTGGATCTTCTGTGAGTTCAAGATTTATATTCTCTAATTTCCCAGCTCTTTCTAATTCTACTTGTATAGGAAGTTTAGGATCTTTTTCTGCAAGTACTTTTCCTATATCGTTCCATTCTTTTATCTCTATACCATCTATTTTCAATATCTTATCTTTTGGAAAGATAACTTTACTCCCCTTGCTCTCTGGAAGTACATTTCCTATTACAGCTTCTTTATTTTGAATATATTTTCCATGTGAATAAATCATAGCAAAAATTAATACAAATGCAAGAAGAAAGTTCATAAATACTCCAGCAAAAAGAACTACAAACCTGGCTAAAGGCGGCTTACTGTTAAAACCATCTTCAACTTCACTTCCTACTTCCATTCCTTCTATATTTACAAATCCTCCAAGCGGAACAGCTCTAAAGGAATATGTTGTTTTCATTGTCTCATATGAGTACACTTGCGGCCCCATTCCAATTGAAAATTCACTTACAGGCATTTTAAAAAACTTAGCTGTAAGAAAATGTCCAAGTTCATGTATAAATATTATTATTCCTAAAACCAGAATAGCTATTAATATGTTCATTATTTCCTCCATCTATCAGATGATATTTCTGACTAATTTATATACCTCTTCTCCTATTTCATCTATAGTTTTAAGTCTGTCTCCATCTGTACATTTTATCTCTTTCCATCCATATTTTTTTGCTATATTACAGGCATTTACATGAGATTTTTCCAGATAAACTGCATCTCTTTCATGGATATCTTTTCTCTGTTCCCCAGTTATTTTATTATTTCTTTCCTTCATAAGTTTCAATGCCATTTCTGTGGGCATATTTAAAAATATTATAAGATCTGGTCTTGGAATATTCATTTTATCATATTCCAATTCATCCAACCAATTTAAATATAGATTTTTCTCTGTTTCATCTATTATTTT
This genomic window contains:
- a CDS encoding putative zinc metalloprotease; translation: MNILIAILVLGIIIFIHELGHFLTAKFFKMPVSEFSIGMGPQVYSYETMKTTYSFRAVPLGGFVNIEGMEVGSEVEDGFNSKPPLARFVVLFAGVFMNFLLAFVLIFAMIYSHGKYIQNKEAVIGNVLPESKGSKVIFPKDKILKIDGIEIKEWNDIGKVLAEKDPKLPIQVELERAGKLENINLELTEDPETKRYIVGILPEYTIEKYGAGEAAKVSLLSFEKIFTDTLGGLKLIISGKVKSEEISGPIGIIKVVGDASKEGIGILVWLTALLSVNVGILNLMPLPALDGGRILFVILELIGIKVNKKFEERLHTAGMLILFAFIFYITANDIFNLTR
- the tmk gene encoding thymidylate kinase, with amino-acid sequence MGKLIVIEGTDSSGKETQTKKLFERLLIEKYNVKKISFPNYDSPACEPVKMYLAGKFGEDAMKVNPYPVSMMYAIDRYASYKMDWEKFYQGDGIIVTDRYVTSNMVHQASKIIDETEKNLYLNWLDELEYDKMNIPRPDLIIFLNMPTEMALKLMKERNNKITGEQRKDIHERDAVYLEKSHVNACNIAKKYGWKEIKCTDGDRLKTIDEIGEEVYKLVRNII